Proteins from one Comamonas flocculans genomic window:
- the fabB gene encoding beta-ketoacyl-ACP synthase I, which produces MNRKRVVITGAGIVSCIGNDLKTVEAALREGRSGIEAVPEFAELGLRSQVAGVPHIDIEARIDRKQLRFMGEAAAYAQIALQDAIAQAGLAPSEVSHPRTGLIMGSGGGSPANQIEAADTLRSKGIRRVGPYQVTRCMSSTVSACLATNFKVKGINYSITSACSTSAHCMGAAAQQIAWGQQDVVFAGGGEELSWGMAMLFDGMGAMSSKYNATPQKASRAYDAERDGFVIAGGGGAVVLESLEHARARGATIYAELVGFGATSDGEDMVAPSGEGAMACMRQAIAGLDGPIDYINTHGTSTPVGDMQEVRAMQAVFGDSVPPFSSTKSLTGHSLGATGVQEAIYCMLMLQGGFVAGSINVDTPDPQLADMPLVTATRDARLTTVLSNSFGFGGTNASLVLRRWDGA; this is translated from the coding sequence ATGAACAGGAAGCGGGTGGTCATCACCGGCGCGGGCATCGTCTCGTGCATCGGCAACGACCTCAAGACGGTGGAAGCGGCGCTGCGCGAAGGCCGCAGCGGCATCGAGGCAGTGCCCGAGTTCGCCGAGCTGGGCCTGCGCAGCCAGGTGGCGGGCGTGCCGCACATCGACATCGAAGCGCGCATCGACCGCAAGCAGTTGCGCTTCATGGGCGAAGCCGCGGCCTATGCGCAGATTGCGCTGCAGGACGCCATCGCCCAGGCGGGGCTCGCCCCGTCCGAGGTCAGCCACCCGCGCACCGGCCTCATCATGGGTTCGGGCGGGGGCTCGCCCGCCAACCAGATCGAGGCGGCCGATACGCTGCGCAGCAAGGGCATACGGCGCGTCGGCCCCTATCAGGTCACGCGCTGCATGAGCTCCACCGTCTCGGCGTGCCTGGCCACCAACTTCAAGGTCAAGGGCATCAACTACTCCATCACCTCGGCCTGTTCCACCTCGGCGCACTGCATGGGCGCGGCGGCGCAGCAGATTGCCTGGGGCCAGCAGGACGTGGTGTTCGCCGGCGGCGGCGAAGAGCTCTCCTGGGGCATGGCCATGCTGTTTGACGGCATGGGCGCAATGTCCAGCAAGTACAACGCCACGCCGCAAAAGGCCTCGCGCGCCTACGACGCCGAGCGCGACGGCTTCGTCATCGCCGGGGGCGGCGGCGCGGTGGTGCTCGAAAGCCTGGAACATGCCCGGGCGCGCGGCGCCACCATCTATGCCGAGCTCGTCGGCTTCGGCGCCACGAGCGATGGCGAGGACATGGTCGCCCCCTCCGGCGAGGGCGCGATGGCCTGCATGCGCCAGGCGATCGCGGGGCTCGACGGCCCCATCGACTACATCAACACCCACGGTACCTCGACGCCCGTGGGCGACATGCAGGAAGTGCGGGCGATGCAGGCGGTGTTTGGCGACAGCGTGCCGCCGTTTTCCAGCACCAAGTCGCTCACCGGCCACTCGCTGGGCGCGACCGGCGTGCAGGAGGCCATCTATTGCATGCTGATGCTGCAGGGCGGCTTCGTTGCCGGCTCGATCAACGTCGATACGCCCGACCCGCAGCTCGCCGACATGCCGCTCGTCACCGCCACGCGGGACGCACGGCTCACCACCGTACTGTCCAACAGTTTCGGCTTTGGCGGCACCAACGCCAGTCTGGTGCTGCGCCGCTGGGACGGCGCCTGA
- the fabA gene encoding bifunctional 3-hydroxydecanoyl-ACP dehydratase/trans-2-decenoyl-ACP isomerase: MAESFSYDQLIASGEGRLFGPDAGRLPLPPMLMFDRITTIDQDGGIHNQGRIVAELDVRPDLWFFECHFRGDPVMPGCLGLDAMWQLIGFYLTWLRLPGRGRALGAGEVKFTGEVGPEVKLVTYEIDIKRVIRRKLHMAIGDARLLADGKEIYVAHDLRVGLFLREEGSKDAA; this comes from the coding sequence ATGGCCGAATCCTTTTCCTACGACCAGCTCATTGCCTCGGGCGAAGGGCGCCTGTTCGGCCCCGACGCCGGGCGCCTGCCGCTGCCGCCGATGCTGATGTTCGACCGCATCACCACCATCGACCAGGACGGCGGCATCCACAACCAGGGCAGGATCGTGGCGGAACTGGACGTGCGTCCCGATCTGTGGTTCTTCGAATGCCACTTTCGCGGCGACCCGGTCATGCCCGGCTGTCTGGGGCTCGATGCGATGTGGCAGCTCATCGGCTTCTACCTGACCTGGCTGCGCCTGCCCGGGCGCGGGCGCGCCCTGGGCGCGGGCGAGGTCAAGTTCACCGGCGAGGTCGGGCCGGAGGTGAAGCTGGTCACCTACGAGATCGACATCAAGCGGGTGATACGGCGTAAGCTGCACATGGCCATAGGCGATGCGCGGCTGCTGGCCGACGGCAAGGAAATCTACGTGGCCCACGATCTGCGCGTCGGCTTGTTCCTGCGCGAAGAGGGCAGCAAGGACGCGGCATGA
- a CDS encoding thiamine pyrophosphate-dependent enzyme, with product MTSPAALRLHIPEPTGRPGGTTDFSYLLLSEAGEVPRPAPDVPAAATASMAKSLVRVLDHEGRAQGPWAPAIHPERLRRGLRAMVKTRLFDARMQIAQRQKKLSFYMQCLGEEAIAIAHAQALQEGDMCFPTYRQQGLLLSRDDISLVEIICQLMSNARDPLKGRQLPVLYSYKRAGFFSTSGNLATQVPQAVGWAMASAIKGDTKIASAWIGDGSTAEADFHTALTFAHVYRAPVIINVVNNQWAISSFQAIAGGEGTTFAQRGVGVGLASLRVDGNDFLAVYAASQWAAERARTNHGATLIEWVTYRGGAHSTSDDPSKYRPADDWQRFPLGDPIARLKQHLIGIGEWSEAQHEEMGKELEAQIIAAQKEAESYGTLLDGRVPSAATMFEDVFKDMPEHLRRQRQQLGV from the coding sequence ATGACTTCACCTGCAGCGCTCAGGTTGCACATACCTGAGCCCACGGGTCGGCCGGGCGGCACGACCGATTTTTCCTATCTTTTGCTCTCCGAAGCGGGCGAAGTCCCGCGGCCCGCGCCGGACGTGCCCGCCGCGGCCACCGCATCCATGGCCAAGAGCCTGGTGCGCGTGCTCGACCACGAGGGCAGGGCCCAGGGCCCCTGGGCGCCGGCCATCCACCCCGAGCGCCTGCGCCGCGGCTTGCGCGCCATGGTCAAGACGCGCCTGTTCGACGCGCGCATGCAGATCGCGCAGCGCCAGAAAAAGCTCTCCTTCTACATGCAATGCCTGGGAGAAGAAGCGATCGCGATCGCCCATGCCCAGGCGCTGCAGGAAGGCGACATGTGCTTTCCCACCTACCGCCAGCAGGGCCTGCTGCTCTCGCGCGACGACATCTCGCTGGTAGAGATCATCTGCCAGCTCATGAGCAACGCGCGCGATCCGCTCAAGGGACGCCAGCTGCCGGTGCTCTACTCCTACAAGCGCGCGGGCTTCTTCTCCACCTCGGGCAACCTCGCCACCCAGGTGCCCCAGGCCGTGGGCTGGGCCATGGCCTCGGCCATCAAGGGCGACACCAAGATCGCCTCCGCCTGGATCGGCGACGGCTCCACCGCCGAGGCGGACTTTCACACCGCGCTCACCTTCGCCCATGTGTACCGCGCGCCGGTCATCATCAACGTGGTCAACAACCAGTGGGCGATTTCCTCCTTCCAGGCGATTGCCGGCGGCGAAGGCACCACCTTCGCCCAGCGCGGCGTGGGCGTGGGCCTGGCTTCGCTGCGCGTCGATGGCAACGACTTCCTGGCCGTCTACGCCGCCTCGCAGTGGGCGGCCGAGCGCGCGCGCACCAACCACGGCGCGACGCTGATCGAATGGGTGACCTACCGCGGTGGCGCGCATTCCACCTCGGACGATCCCTCCAAGTACCGTCCGGCCGACGACTGGCAGCGCTTCCCCCTGGGCGACCCGATCGCGCGCCTGAAGCAGCACCTGATCGGCATCGGCGAATGGAGCGAGGCGCAGCACGAGGAAATGGGCAAGGAGCTGGAGGCCCAGATCATCGCCGCGCAGAAGGAGGCCGAGAGCTACGGCACGCTGCTCGACGGCCGCGTGCCCAGCGCCGCGACGATGTTCGAGGACGTCTTCAAGGACATGCCGGAGCACCTGCGCCGGCAGCGCCAGCAACTGGGGGTTTGA
- a CDS encoding alpha-ketoacid dehydrogenase subunit beta has protein sequence MSTDIQTQGASVPMTMVQALRSAHDVMMGRDEDVVVYGEDVGYFGGVFRVTEGLQAKYGKTRCFDAPISESGIVATALGMAAYGLKPVVEIQFADYFYPAMDQIVSEVARLRHRSAGDFAAPMVIRMPCGGGIYGGQTHSQSPEAVFTHICGIRTVMPSNPYDAKGLLIASIESEDPVVFLEPKRLYNGPFDGRHDQPVVPWSKHDMGKVPEGYYKVPLESAAVFRPGKAVTVLTYGTMVWVAERAAIDTGIDAEIIDLRSIWPLDLETIVNSVRKTGRCVVVHEATRTSGFGAELTALVQEHCFYHLEAPIERVCGWDTPYPHAQEWAYFPGPARVGAALKRAVEV, from the coding sequence ATGAGTACCGACATTCAGACCCAGGGCGCGAGCGTGCCCATGACCATGGTGCAGGCGCTGCGCTCGGCGCACGACGTGATGATGGGGCGCGACGAGGACGTGGTCGTCTACGGCGAGGACGTGGGCTACTTCGGCGGGGTGTTTCGCGTCACCGAAGGCCTGCAGGCCAAGTATGGCAAGACGCGCTGCTTTGATGCGCCGATTTCCGAATCGGGCATCGTCGCCACGGCCCTGGGGATGGCCGCCTACGGCCTCAAGCCCGTGGTCGAGATCCAGTTTGCCGACTACTTCTACCCGGCCATGGACCAGATCGTCTCCGAGGTCGCACGCCTGCGCCACCGCTCGGCCGGCGACTTCGCCGCGCCCATGGTGATCCGCATGCCCTGCGGCGGCGGCATCTACGGTGGACAGACGCACAGCCAGAGCCCCGAGGCGGTGTTCACCCACATCTGCGGCATCCGCACGGTGATGCCGAGCAACCCCTATGACGCCAAGGGCCTGTTGATCGCCTCCATCGAGAGCGAGGACCCGGTCGTCTTCCTCGAGCCCAAGCGCCTGTACAACGGGCCGTTCGATGGCCGCCACGACCAGCCGGTCGTGCCCTGGTCCAAACACGACATGGGCAAGGTGCCCGAGGGCTACTACAAGGTGCCGCTGGAGAGCGCCGCGGTGTTCCGTCCCGGCAAGGCGGTGACGGTGCTGACCTACGGCACCATGGTCTGGGTGGCCGAGCGCGCCGCGATCGACACCGGCATCGACGCCGAGATCATCGACCTGCGCTCCATCTGGCCGCTGGACCTGGAGACCATCGTCAACTCCGTCAGGAAGACCGGACGCTGCGTGGTGGTGCACGAGGCCACGCGCACCAGCGGCTTCGGCGCCGAGCTCACGGCGCTGGTGCAGGAGCACTGCTTCTACCACCTGGAGGCGCCGATCGAGCGCGTCTGCGGCTGGGACACGCCCTACCCGCATGCCCAGGAATGGGCCTATTTCCCCGGCCCGGCACGCGTCGGCGCCGCCCTCAAGCGCGCAGTGGAGGTCTGA
- a CDS encoding phage holin family protein, whose amino-acid sequence MNWTALLGLDGLAAHWRQRLSEAAGAGQDRLALARLEWAEQRHYLWRLALLLVLLGALALGTLLCLSLAVLVQYWDTPQRSAVAWLLVLAWALACVVLLLALYFTARQARQLFALTRHELAQDWQALREQLP is encoded by the coding sequence ATGAACTGGACTGCCCTGCTGGGTCTGGACGGGCTTGCGGCGCACTGGCGCCAACGCCTGAGCGAAGCCGCCGGCGCCGGCCAGGACCGGCTGGCGCTGGCGCGGCTGGAATGGGCCGAGCAGCGCCACTACCTGTGGCGGCTGGCGCTGCTGCTGGTGCTGCTGGGCGCGCTGGCGCTGGGCACGTTGCTGTGCCTGTCGCTGGCCGTGCTGGTGCAGTACTGGGACACGCCGCAGCGCAGCGCCGTGGCGTGGCTGCTGGTGCTGGCCTGGGCGCTGGCTTGCGTGGTCTTGCTGCTGGCCTTGTATTTCACCGCGCGCCAGGCGCGCCAGCTGTTTGCCCTCACGCGCCATGAGCTCGCGCAGGACTGGCAGGCCTTGCGGGAGCAACTGCCATGA
- the lpdA gene encoding dihydrolipoyl dehydrogenase, with protein MKEISTKLLVIGGGPGGYVAAIRAGQLGVPTVLAEGASLGGTCLNIGCIPSKALIHAAHDFEQARLQAAGNSPMGIRVSEPTLDLAETVRWKDGIVKRLTSGVGALLRKAGVQVLAGWATVEDGKTAVVQLEGEAVRVRCEHLLIATGSEPVALPSMPFGGAIWSSTDALSPTELPRRLVVVGAGYIGLELSFAYRKLGTEVTVVEAAPDILPRYDEALTKPVLDSLKKAGVVLHLGCSVAGWDAKNGVHVRNANADEFALPADKVLVAVGRRPRATGFGIDSLQLTMNGRAIAIDAHCATSMRGVWAIGDVTGEPVLAHRAMAQGECVAEQIAGKARRFEPMAIPAVCFTDPEVVITGLTAQEASAAGIETVEASFPFAANGRAMTLGAEGGFVRVLARKSDHVIIGWHAVGRSVSELSAAFGQSIEMGARLEDVAGTIHAHPTLGEAVQEAAMRALGHSLHI; from the coding sequence ATGAAGGAAATTTCCACCAAACTGCTGGTCATCGGCGGCGGCCCCGGCGGCTACGTCGCGGCGATCCGTGCCGGGCAGCTCGGCGTGCCCACGGTGCTGGCCGAGGGCGCGAGCCTGGGCGGCACCTGCCTGAACATCGGCTGCATTCCGTCCAAGGCGCTGATCCACGCGGCGCACGACTTCGAGCAGGCGCGCCTGCAGGCGGCGGGCAACTCCCCCATGGGCATACGCGTGAGCGAGCCCACCCTGGATCTGGCGGAGACCGTGCGCTGGAAGGATGGCATCGTCAAGCGCCTGACCTCGGGCGTCGGCGCGCTCCTGCGCAAGGCCGGCGTGCAGGTGCTGGCGGGCTGGGCCACGGTTGAAGACGGCAAGACCGCGGTGGTGCAGCTCGAGGGCGAAGCGGTGCGCGTGCGCTGCGAGCACCTCCTGATTGCCACCGGTTCCGAACCCGTGGCGCTGCCCAGCATGCCCTTTGGCGGTGCGATCTGGTCCTCGACCGACGCGCTCTCGCCCACCGAGCTGCCCAGGCGGCTGGTGGTCGTCGGTGCGGGCTACATCGGCCTGGAGCTGAGCTTCGCCTACCGCAAGCTCGGCACCGAGGTCACCGTGGTCGAGGCCGCGCCCGACATCCTGCCGCGCTACGACGAAGCCTTGACCAAGCCCGTGCTCGACAGCCTGAAAAAGGCCGGCGTGGTGCTGCACCTGGGCTGCAGCGTGGCCGGCTGGGACGCCAAGAACGGCGTGCACGTGCGCAATGCCAACGCCGACGAGTTCGCGCTGCCGGCCGACAAGGTACTGGTGGCCGTGGGCCGTCGTCCGCGCGCCACCGGCTTTGGCATCGACAGCCTGCAGCTCACCATGAACGGCCGCGCCATTGCCATCGACGCGCACTGCGCCACCTCGATGCGGGGCGTCTGGGCCATAGGCGACGTGACCGGCGAACCCGTGCTGGCGCACCGCGCCATGGCCCAGGGCGAATGCGTGGCTGAGCAGATCGCGGGCAAGGCGCGGCGCTTCGAGCCCATGGCCATCCCGGCCGTGTGCTTTACCGACCCCGAGGTGGTCATCACCGGCCTGACCGCGCAGGAGGCCAGCGCCGCCGGCATCGAGACCGTGGAGGCGAGCTTCCCCTTCGCCGCCAACGGCCGCGCCATGACCCTGGGCGCCGAGGGCGGCTTCGTGCGCGTGCTCGCGCGCAAGAGCGACCACGTCATCATCGGCTGGCATGCGGTGGGCCGCAGCGTCTCGGAGCTGTCGGCGGCCTTCGGGCAGTCCATCGAGATGGGCGCGCGGCTGGAGGACGTGGCGGGCACGATCCACGCGCACCCGACGCTGGGCGAGGCGGTGCAGGAAGCTGCGATGCGGGCGCTGGGGCATTCGCTGCACATCTGA
- a CDS encoding DUF883 family protein, with amino-acid sequence MPTKTKSEIASTTEGELERLVGDLRELLASKELDDIPAIKQVRQRLEDGVQSVRDATVRAAQDTAQRAMDAARAADSYAHDEPWRVASAALAVGALVGFLLARR; translated from the coding sequence ATGCCCACCAAGACCAAATCCGAAATCGCCAGCACGACCGAAGGCGAACTCGAGCGCCTGGTTGGCGACCTGCGCGAATTGCTGGCCAGCAAGGAGCTGGACGACATCCCCGCGATCAAGCAGGTGCGCCAGCGCCTGGAAGACGGCGTGCAGAGCGTGCGCGACGCCACGGTGCGCGCCGCCCAGGACACCGCCCAGCGCGCGATGGACGCTGCCCGCGCCGCCGACAGCTACGCCCACGACGAACCCTGGCGCGTGGCGAGCGCCGCACTGGCCGTGGGCGCGCTGGTGGGCTTTCTGCTGGCGCGCCGCTGA
- a CDS encoding dihydrolipoamide acetyltransferase family protein, with translation MGIYIIRVPDIGEGIAEVEIAAWHVKEGDTVAEDQVIADIMTDKASVEVPCHMHGKVLQLGGKVGDVLAVGAELVRLEVEGEGNLKEGASPLPPVGEGGDGGAAPAGAAKVSAPAASPHPNPPPKGEGAAAPAPSAALGASKKSAAAPARAAAPHATRKEGERPLAAPSVRQRALDMGIELRLVAGSGPAGRILHEDLDAFAARGGAPAPGGSIYVERHGEEDIPVIGLRRKIAQKMQESKRRIPHFSYVEEVDVTELEALRARLNKLHGATRGKLTLLPFLVRAMVVALRDFPQINARFDDDAGVVTRYEAVHLGVATQTDGGLMVPVLRHAEGMDLWACAAGIVRIAEGARTGKAPREELSGSTITLTSLGPLGGVVSTPVINHPEVAIVGVNRIVERPMIREGQVVARQLMNLSSSFDHRVVDGMDAARFIQAVRSLLEAPALLFIE, from the coding sequence ATGGGTATCTACATCATCCGCGTGCCCGACATCGGCGAGGGCATCGCCGAAGTGGAAATCGCCGCCTGGCATGTGAAGGAGGGCGACACGGTCGCCGAGGACCAGGTCATCGCCGACATCATGACCGACAAGGCCTCGGTGGAAGTGCCCTGTCACATGCACGGCAAGGTGCTGCAGCTCGGTGGCAAGGTGGGCGACGTGCTCGCCGTGGGCGCCGAACTGGTGCGCCTGGAAGTCGAGGGCGAAGGCAATCTGAAGGAGGGTGCTTCACCCCTTCCCCCCGTGGGGGAAGGCGGGGATGGGGGCGCGGCGCCGGCGGGAGCGGCGAAGGTTTCTGCGCCGGCAGCAAGCCCCCACCCCAACCCTCCCCCTAAGGGGGAGGGAGCCGCCGCGCCGGCGCCATCTGCGGCACTCGGCGCATCGAAGAAGAGCGCTGCTGCGCCTGCACGCGCAGCAGCGCCGCACGCGACGCGCAAGGAAGGCGAGCGCCCGCTCGCTGCCCCCTCGGTGCGCCAGCGCGCGCTGGACATGGGCATAGAGCTGCGCCTGGTGGCCGGCAGCGGCCCGGCCGGGCGCATCCTGCATGAAGACCTGGATGCCTTTGCCGCACGCGGCGGCGCCCCGGCGCCCGGTGGCTCCATCTACGTGGAGCGCCACGGCGAAGAGGACATTCCGGTCATCGGCCTGCGCCGCAAGATCGCGCAGAAGATGCAGGAATCCAAGCGCCGCATCCCGCACTTCAGCTACGTCGAGGAGGTGGACGTCACCGAACTCGAAGCCTTGCGCGCCCGCCTGAACAAGCTGCATGGCGCCACGCGCGGCAAGCTCACGCTGCTGCCCTTCCTGGTGCGTGCCATGGTGGTGGCGCTGCGCGACTTCCCGCAGATCAATGCGCGTTTCGATGACGACGCGGGCGTGGTCACGCGCTACGAGGCGGTGCATCTGGGCGTGGCCACGCAGACCGACGGCGGCCTGATGGTGCCCGTGCTGCGCCATGCCGAGGGCATGGACCTGTGGGCCTGCGCGGCCGGCATCGTGCGCATTGCCGAAGGCGCGCGCACCGGCAAGGCGCCGCGCGAGGAGCTGTCCGGCTCCACCATCACGCTCACCAGCCTGGGGCCGCTGGGCGGCGTGGTCAGCACGCCGGTGATCAACCACCCCGAGGTGGCCATCGTCGGCGTGAACCGCATCGTCGAGCGCCCGATGATCCGCGAAGGCCAGGTGGTCGCACGCCAGCTGATGAACCTGTCCTCATCGTTTGACCACCGCGTGGTCGACGGCATGGATGCGGCGCGCTTCATCCAGGCCGTGCGCAGCCTGCTGGAAGCTCCGGCGCTGCTTTTCATCGAATGA